In the genome of Gloeotrichia echinulata CP02, one region contains:
- the aroF gene encoding 3-deoxy-7-phosphoheptulonate synthase, translating to MIVVMKIGSPEAEINRINEELANWGLTPEKIIGKHKVVIGLVGETADLDPLQIQEVSPWIEQVLRVELPYKRASRQYRHGEASEVVVNTPNGSVVFGEHHPLVVVAGPCSVENEEMIVETAVKVKAAGAKFLRGGAYKPRTSPYAFQGHGESALELLAKAREVSGLGVITEVMDAADLDKIVEVSDVIQVGARNMQNFSLLKKVGAQPKPVLLKRGMAATIEDWLMAAEYVLAAGNPNVILCERGIRTFDRQYTRNTLDLSVVPVLRKLTHLPIMIDPSHGTGWSEFVPSMAMAAIAAGTDSLMIEVHPNPKKALSDGPQSLTPEAFDQLMQELAVIGKAVGRWPQPSVAVA from the coding sequence ATGATTGTGGTAATGAAAATCGGTTCCCCGGAAGCGGAAATTAACCGCATTAATGAGGAACTAGCTAACTGGGGACTGACACCAGAGAAAATTATTGGTAAGCACAAAGTAGTAATTGGTCTAGTCGGTGAGACTGCTGATTTAGACCCCCTGCAAATTCAAGAAGTTAGTCCTTGGATTGAACAAGTATTACGGGTAGAACTACCTTACAAACGTGCTAGCCGCCAGTACCGTCACGGGGAAGCTTCTGAGGTAGTGGTTAACACTCCCAATGGTAGCGTTGTGTTTGGTGAACACCACCCCTTAGTAGTTGTGGCTGGGCCTTGCTCGGTCGAAAATGAAGAAATGATTGTGGAAACGGCTGTGAAAGTAAAAGCAGCTGGAGCCAAGTTTTTGCGCGGTGGCGCATATAAACCCCGGACTTCTCCTTACGCCTTCCAAGGACACGGCGAGAGTGCTTTGGAGTTGTTAGCAAAGGCGAGGGAAGTCAGCGGATTAGGCGTGATTACAGAAGTGATGGACGCCGCTGACTTGGATAAAATCGTAGAAGTTAGCGATGTGATTCAAGTTGGCGCCAGAAATATGCAGAATTTCTCCCTGCTGAAGAAAGTAGGGGCACAGCCAAAACCAGTATTGCTAAAACGGGGAATGGCTGCTACAATAGAAGATTGGTTGATGGCAGCAGAGTATGTGTTAGCTGCAGGCAATCCAAATGTGATTTTGTGTGAGCGGGGAATCCGCACCTTTGACCGCCAGTACACTCGCAATACCTTAGATTTATCGGTAGTGCCAGTATTGCGAAAGCTGACGCACCTACCAATCATGATTGACCCCAGTCATGGTACAGGTTGGTCAGAATTTGTACCTTCAATGGCAATGGCGGCGATCGCAGCTGGAACTGATTCTCTCATGATCGAGGTTCACCCCAACCCGAAAAAAGCTTTATCAGATGGACCACAATCTCTCACACCAGAGGCCTTTGACCAATTAATGCAAGAATTAGCAGTGATTGGTAAAGCCGTGGGACGCTGGCCGCAACCATCTGTAGCTGTGGCTTAG
- the rpsO gene encoding 30S ribosomal protein S15 — protein MALTQQRKQELISSFQVHETDTGSADVQIAMLTERINRLSEHLQANKKDHSSRRGLLKLIGQRKRLLSYIQQDSREKYQALIARLGIRG, from the coding sequence ATGGCTCTGACGCAACAGCGGAAACAAGAACTAATTTCCAGCTTTCAAGTTCACGAAACCGATACCGGCTCGGCCGATGTCCAAATTGCTATGTTGACTGAGCGCATTAACCGCCTCAGCGAACATCTCCAGGCGAATAAAAAAGACCATTCTTCCCGCAGGGGATTGTTGAAGCTGATTGGTCAGCGCAAACGTCTGCTATCCTATATCCAGCAGGATAGCCGGGAAAAATATCAAGCTTTGATTGCTCGCCTCGGGATTCGTGGTTAG
- a CDS encoding PAM68 family protein, which produces MPAEESERRPLPFEPNKKRPKPVKATTQPPAPAKTSGKQSDKQPPFSKQEMAIPQVVSQRMIRRVAGFCGIPTALGITTLVASYLLATYTDIKLPPIAVLLVNMGLFGLGVLGITYGVLSASWDEERVGSLLGSSEFSTNWGRMVEVWRESREKKV; this is translated from the coding sequence ATGCCTGCTGAAGAATCTGAACGCAGACCCTTGCCTTTTGAACCGAACAAAAAGCGCCCAAAACCAGTAAAGGCGACAACTCAACCACCAGCACCGGCAAAGACATCTGGGAAACAGTCCGACAAGCAGCCACCTTTCTCTAAACAAGAGATGGCCATTCCTCAGGTGGTCAGCCAGCGGATGATCCGACGAGTGGCTGGGTTCTGTGGCATACCAACGGCTTTAGGTATTACCACCTTGGTTGCTAGTTATCTGCTAGCCACCTATACCGACATCAAACTACCTCCCATCGCCGTGTTATTGGTGAACATGGGATTATTTGGTTTGGGGGTGTTAGGGATAACCTATGGGGTTCTCTCCGCCTCTTGGGATGAGGAAAGAGTCGGTAGTCTGCTGGGTTCAAGTGAGTTCAGCACTAATTGGGGACGGATGGTAGAGGTTTGGCGCGAAAGTCGCGAAAAGAAGGTTTGA
- a CDS encoding DUF1517 domain-containing protein, with protein sequence MRDTFNRMIGRTRYVVFRLFLHLGGSDVAPILGVLNRAARAAIDADGELEVLGEALVEISESLLRSDEYWLSAANEGDVFWDEGEAGDYVNELFSDSAQRYGAELDLSSSRGANEPLSIPVTRNVIVMITVAYEGEVADLETDLSNIQALKEAFKALINLHYKHKLKAIQVHFSPAQLGDDLANDQLLQYYPELIPL encoded by the coding sequence ATGCGCGATACATTTAATAGAATGATAGGACGGACTCGCTATGTTGTGTTTCGCTTATTTCTACATTTAGGGGGGAGCGATGTAGCACCAATTTTGGGAGTATTAAATCGTGCTGCACGCGCAGCGATTGATGCTGATGGCGAGTTAGAAGTTTTGGGAGAAGCATTGGTAGAAATCAGTGAAAGTTTGTTGCGTTCTGATGAATACTGGCTTTCTGCAGCCAATGAAGGCGATGTATTTTGGGATGAAGGTGAGGCTGGAGATTATGTCAATGAATTATTTAGTGACTCTGCTCAACGATATGGGGCTGAACTAGATTTAAGTTCATCTCGTGGAGCCAATGAGCCTTTATCTATACCTGTGACGCGCAACGTAATTGTAATGATTACAGTCGCTTATGAAGGAGAAGTAGCAGACCTAGAAACTGATCTGTCTAATATTCAGGCACTGAAAGAAGCTTTCAAAGCCTTAATCAATTTACACTACAAACATAAACTAAAGGCAATTCAAGTCCATTTCTCACCAGCACAGTTAGGTGATGATCTGGCTAATGATCAGTTATTACAATATTACCCAGAATTAATTCCTTTATAA